Proteins encoded in a region of the Trypanosoma brucei gambiense DAL972 chromosome 4, complete sequence genome:
- a CDS encoding T. brucei spp.-specific protein, translated as MVPSSRCCHESWFSLSSTPSPLGQRTGSASFSILERGNGEEVCFSGNCNIPLKLVVYTCAREVCCANCTLTCNYTRVYVYVCLLMHRCVHEHIYEYAIAVRDSTPPPGCNSFSRELLYLSAFAAVDIITATLKCEREGVHIYIYIYIHIQRTKGKGCTSGATGGQLLEA; from the coding sequence ATGGTGCCGTCGTCAAGATGTTGTCATGAATCTTGGTTTAGCCTGTCGTCCACCCCGTCCCCATTGGGGCAGCGTACGGGGTCGGCTTCCTTCAGTATTttggaaaggggaaatggggAAGAGGTTTGTTTCAGCGGAAACTGCAACATCCCACTGAAACTGGTCGTGTACACTTGCGCACGGGAAGTGTGTTGCGCAAATTGTACTCTCACTTGTAACTATACacgtgtgtatgtatatgtgtgtctACTCATGCATAGATGCGTACATGAACATATCTATGAATATGCTATCGCAGTCCGTGATtcgacccccccccctggtTGTAATTCTTTTTCACGTGAGCTGCTTTACCTCTCtgcctttgctgctgttgacaTTATTACCGCGACCCTAAAGTgcgaaagggaaggggtacatatatatatatatatatatatacatatacaaagaacaaaaggaaagggttGTACGAGTGGCGCCACTGGAGGTCAGCTACTGGAAGCTTAA